From the genome of Vicinamibacterales bacterium:
GTCGGGCGCCTCGACGCCGTTCTGCAGCGTCACCACCATCGTCGACGGACCGACGAGCGGGCGGAGGTGCGACGCGGCCGTGTCCACGTGCACATCTTCACGGTGAGGAACACGACGTCGGCCGGCCCGAGCTCGGCCGGGTCGTCACTCGCCCGCACCGGCACGACGTGGGCATCGCCCTTCGGGCTCACGAGGCGCAGGCCCTGCCGCCGCAGCGCCTCCAGATGCGCGCCGCGCGCCACGAACCCCACGTCGACACCCGCCTGCGCCAGCCGCCCGCCGAAATACCCGCCAACCCCGCCGGCGCCGAAGAACACGATCTTCATGTCTGACCTTTCGCTTCCGGGCCATCGGGGCCCGGGACTCGGGGCCCGGGGCCGGACCAACCGAACGCCACTCTCCGGTCTCGCCCTTCGGTCACGCCAATCGGCTCGTGCGGCCGTCGCTGTCGCGCTGCCGGCGAGTCATGGCAGGAGTGCGTCCACCCGAGCCCCGGGCCCCTCGATCCTGATCGCGTCCAAACTCACCACCGCCTCCTCGCCGATGACGGTGGCGTTGTGGCGCCGGCCGCGGGGGACTTCCACCCAGTCGCCCGGACCGAGCTGGCAGGTGTGGCCGCCGATGACGAGACGGAAGCGGCCGGTGACGACGGCGTCGATCTTGTCGACGTCGTGCGCATGGTCCGGAAAGCGGGTGCCGGGCGGATAGACGTAGCGGGCGATGGTGTAGCCGAGCGCTTCGAGCTTGGCGCGGAGGGCGGCCTCGGTGACGGGGCCGTCGGCGGCCGCGTTCCAGCGGCGGACCTGCACCGGCGGCTACGCTCCGCCGCCCGCGTCCGGGCCCGCCGGCATCCCGGGCAGCGTGCCCTTCGCCAGCTCCTGGTCGATCATCAGCAGGCCGACGCCGGTCGTGCCGCCCAGGCGGATGCGGCCGAGGATGGCGCGGGCCGCGGCCTCTTCCTCCATCTGCTCGTTCACGAACCACTGGAGCAGGACGATCGCGGGACGGTCCTTGGCGGCCTCCGCCATCGCGTACAGCTCGTTGATCGAGGCCGTGACCGCCTGCTCGTTGGCGAGCACGTGCCGGCACAGCGCCTCGGCCGACTCCCACGACGCCGGCGGCTGGGCGACCGCGGGCAGGGCCACGGGCTGGTCGCGCTCCACCATGTGATCGATGAACTTCTGCGCGTGCAGGAGCTCGTCGCCCGACTGCTGCCGCATCCAGGTGGCGAAGCCCGGGAGGTCGTTCGCCGACAGCCAGACGGACATGGCGAGGTACTCGTGCGAGGCCTTGAATTCGAGCGTCAGGTGCTCGTTCATCCCCTTGAGGAGCTTGGCGTCCATGGCGCTCAAGCCTACCATGCGCCTCGGTCCGGCCGGCCGCCGCTACTGCGACGACACCGCGCGCCGGCGCGCCAGTTCGAACGCCACGCCGCCCAGCAGCACGAAGCCCGTCGTGCCGATGAGCGCGACCGGCATCATCTGCTGCCCGGCGAAGTAGAGCGCGGCGATCATCGAGAGCACCGCGCCGATGGCGGAGCTCACGATCTGCCACATGGGCGGCGGGGCGGGTGGCGAGGACGGAGGCATCGGGCGGCCGGGATGGAATTGTCTCATGGCAGGCGGATGCGATCGCCCAGCATCGCCACGCTGAGCGCATAGGCGTTGGCGCAGCGTACCTCGAGGATGGCGTCGTAGTTGGAATAGACCAGGAAGTGCCGCGCGCCGGCGACGAGCAGCGTGGATGCCGACTTGTCCACCGCGGCAATGCGCCGCCGCGGGCGTTCCTCACGCCCATGGCCTGCCAGTCGGCGAGTTGCCGGGGCCGACAGCGCGCGCTCGGCGCGGCAGCCCTGTCGCAGCGTCCCGGCGCGCTTCAGGAAGGCGGCGGCCGACCCGGCAGGCGCACCTCGCGGCCCTGCGTGGACTCGCCGTCCCAGCCGTAGGCCTGGCGAAGCTGGCGATCGACGCGAACACGTCGCCGCGATTGGTCCAGATGTCGCGCAGGCCGTCGCCGTCGAAGTCCTCGGCGTATTTCATAGCTGGATTGGCATGAACTGCGGCTGGCCCATGGCGTCGCCCACGATCCCCTTCATGGCGCCAGATCGATGTGTCCGCGATCCACGATGCGCAGCGCGTCGAAGAGCTCGTTCTTGAACAGGTCGCCACGCCGACCGTCGAACGCCAGGGTGGCCAGCGCCTGCACCGTCGGACGGACGCCCGTGAAGGCGCCGAAGTTCGACTCGAGGCCCCAGACCGCCACCAGGAACCGCGGCTGCACGCCGTAGGCCTTGCCCACCTTCTCGAGCACGGCCCGGTGCTCGGTGGCCATCCGCTGGGCACGGCGCACCGTGGCGGGCGTGAGGCGCCGGCGGACGTAGGCGTCGATGCTGAGCACGGCCTCCGCCTGTCCGCGGTCGCGCTCCACGACGACCGGCAGCGGCTCCAGCCCGTCGAGGGCCTGGGCCGCGACGGTGGCAGAGATGCCGCGGCGGACGGCCTCGTCCTTGAGCTCCGCGAGGAACGCCGCGAACCGCGCGTCGTCCCCGGGCGCCGTGGCCGATGGTTGGGCCGGACCGGCCGCCACGACCAGTCCCAGCGATGCCGAAGCCACCACCACGCACGCCGCCGCGCGCCGCCAGAACATCCGTCCCGAGTTCGTCATGCCAGCGATCCCATTGTGCCTGTGGGAGCGGCTGCGATCTAGCGGTTCCGGGGCTCGGGGCCCAACTGGGGCAAGAATCCCCGTCCCGGAGGTTCCGCAAACGTCACGCCACGATGCCGTGGCCCCGAGCCGCGGGCCGATTCGCGGCGTCACGACTGGCGCGTGAGCCCAGGCCCCGAGACCCGGGACCCGAGGCCCGATTGAGCGAAGATGTCCCCCATGCCCTTCTACGACCTCGATGCCCTGCCCACGCGCCAGCTCTTCCCCGGGTTCGTCGCGCGCCTGGTCCACACGCCCGTCGTCACGCAGTCGTTCGTGCAGTGCGACGCCGGCGCGTCGTTCCCCGAGCACCAGCATCCGCACGAGCAGACGGTGGTCGTGCTCGACGGCGAACTGGAGCTGCAGGTGGACGGCCAGGCGCATCGCCTGCGGCCCGGGTCCGCCTACGTGATCCCCGGGAACGTCCCGCATTCCGGTACGGCCCTCGTCGACACGCGTGTGCTCGACATCTTCTCGCCGGTGCGCGAGGACCTGAAGGCCTAGATCGGCCGGGCGGCGGGACACAGTCGTCGACTCCGGGCGTCCGGGACCCTCTTGATCCTCGACTGGCGCGT
Proteins encoded in this window:
- a CDS encoding 2-dehydropantoate 2-reductase N-terminal domain-containing protein; translated protein: MKIVFFGAGGVGGYFGGRLAQAGVDVGFVARGAHLEALRRQGLRLVSPKGDAHVVPVRASDDPAELGPADVVFLTVKMCTWTRPRRTSARSSVRRRWW
- a CDS encoding cupin domain-containing protein; protein product: MQVRRWNAAADGPVTEAALRAKLEALGYTIARYVYPPGTRFPDHAHDVDKIDAVVTGRFRLVIGGHTCQLGPGDWVEVPRGRRHNATVIGEEAVVSLDAIRIEGPGARVDALLP
- a CDS encoding ferritin, with the protein product MDAKLLKGMNEHLTLEFKASHEYLAMSVWLSANDLPGFATWMRQQSGDELLHAQKFIDHMVERDQPVALPAVAQPPASWESAEALCRHVLANEQAVTASINELYAMAEAAKDRPAIVLLQWFVNEQMEEEAAARAILGRIRLGGTTGVGLLMIDQELAKGTLPGMPAGPDAGGGA
- a CDS encoding lytic murein transglycosylase; amino-acid sequence: MTNSGRMFWRRAAACVVVASASLGLVVAAGPAQPSATAPGDDARFAAFLAELKDEAVRRGISATVAAQALDGLEPLPVVVERDRGQAEAVLSIDAYVRRRLTPATVRRAQRMATEHRAVLEKVGKAYGVQPRFLVAVWGLESNFGAFTGVRPTVQALATLAFDGRRGDLFKNELFDALRIVDRGHIDLAP
- a CDS encoding cupin domain-containing protein, which produces MSPMPFYDLDALPTRQLFPGFVARLVHTPVVTQSFVQCDAGASFPEHQHPHEQTVVVLDGELELQVDGQAHRLRPGSAYVIPGNVPHSGTALVDTRVLDIFSPVREDLKA